From the genome of Athalia rosae chromosome 3, iyAthRosa1.1, whole genome shotgun sequence:
GGACTACATCATTATACCGACACACACTGTCAGCCTGACgtcattttgaaattgaatctgCGTTGTAGCCCACGACTCCACAATCCATTTCAGATGCCGAAGAGATGTGATTGCATCATGATGATATATTAACAACTGAATTATCTGATTGTAACTGCACCCTCCGTTGAAATAATGGGTAATTAGATTTTCTCAGGTCGGATATCCCCACCGGACTTCTGTAATATTCTACTGTAGACGCCTGTCACTGACTCAGAATTTGCGTAATCAATGTCGAAGATATTTGATTCGaatgtcaaaaattcatcacgCAATTCAATTCGTTATTCGAACGCGCGCTTTATTCGATTTGTTGTTTATTACCCAACTTTTAAATTGATTAGTGAACGGTCGGTGAATAACCGAGTCGCACATCTGTGTTCCAGGTTTGATGTACCCCGGGTTTCGAGAGATGAGAGCATGGCGCATGTCAAGCGCATGTCATCCGTCGCTATCCGCTGCTATCAGCACGTCAGTGGTCAGCGAAAGGGGGTGTCAATAGCCCCGCAATGGTCGAAATGGGGAGCACAAATTTCGTAAACGTTCAGGATTAATAATAACCCGACGACGATACTTTTCAGTAACAAACAATAGTTTATTCGAGACCATGGCGGAATTAGCTGGACCAATTCTCCACGTTATTGTTGTCGGATTTCATCACAAGAAAGGCTGTCAGGTGGGTTATTCTAAAATACTGTCAGATTGATTCCAAATTTCATTTAACCTTAGGAAATTACCAATCTTCCATTCATTCAGGTCGAATATTCATATCCACCACTGGTCCAAGATGCTCCAAACGAGTGTCCGATCGGCTGGAAATATTTGCCAACTCTTGCTTTGCCCGATGGATCTCATAACTATGATGAAGATActgtttattttcatctacCCAGTCTCAATGATTCAAAACGCACAATATATGGAGTTTCATGTTTTAGGCAAATTCCAGTTGAGGTATAGTTCCTCATGATTTCTATTCAATACTGATATATGACGACTGCTCTCGCATAATGCATTTTTGTGAATCAAACCTCAGAAGCTGAAGAACAGGACTTCGGACATTACTAGAGGAACGGTGCAAAAATCTGTCTGTGTTCTAAGCACATTACCATTATATGGTCATATCCAAGTCAAGATGGCACTAATAACGCATGCATACTTTGACGAAGGAGACTTTAGCAAAGTATCATTACTTGAAGATACTTATCGCCATCTCAATTCTTGTATGAGTGGTGAAAGTCAAATTCCACCACAAATATTTGTTGGTAAATGAGATTTCGAacagacaataaaaaaaaaactattgaatTTATTGCGAATAATAAATGCACTTACAGGATTGTCTGCCAGAGATTTCATTCTGCACTTTCGTCACAAGGCTTTGCTCCTCTTCAAGCTACTTCTTCTTGAAAGAAAAGTCGTATTTTATCAGTCTCCGGTACAGCCGTTATGCGCCGCGATTCTGACTCTATTATCTCTGCATCCAGGTATGATCGAACATGGAATGCATCAGGCAGCTTGCGTCAGGTAACATAGATATTGGCCTCAGTTTATTGATTGAAATATTAGCAAGATCTCATCCCTGCATCTAATTTAAGTAATAATTTTGCAGAACTTCCCGACCCATGTCTCCAATACCCAATTTTGACCAGGAAGACAGTCCTGTGAGAAAAGTGGATTCAAATTTGCATAGAGAAGTTGCGTCAAGAGATCCTCAGAacattgatgaaaaatcagagaatgTACCAATATATATGAATGATAATAAGACCATCGAGACCATGGAAGGAAAGTGTATGGACGAAATAACTATTTCgccgaataaaaattacaaaaatgatgatacCGGCACCAAGGTGATACCTACTGTCGAAACAAAGGACTGTGACGAGTCTACCACGGATgaaattgattcaaaaaattcacccaaAACTAATGAGGGTGTTCACAGGGTCCATAGTGTAAATACCATAACATTAGGTATGGGAGAACTTGGAAACAGTCTTCCCAGAGATACAAGTAGCGACGCACTTTCTGATGCTCGTATGACCAGTAATATCACTCAAATTGCCCACGTCAATCCCGAACTTTGTGGCCTACCCCTTGCTCTTTTTGCAAAGGTACATTGAGAGATTTGTGAATTACTCATTTTAAAAATGTGGAAAGTGctggaaaagaatttttttaattatcttttCAGGGCTACTTGTGTTTGCCATACTTGTCACTGCCATACCT
Proteins encoded in this window:
- the LOC105686749 gene encoding late secretory pathway protein AVL9 homolog isoform X1: MAELAGPILHVIVVGFHHKKGCQVEYSYPPLVQDAPNECPIGWKYLPTLALPDGSHNYDEDTVYFHLPSLNDSKRTIYGVSCFRQIPVEKLKNRTSDITRGTVQKSVCVLSTLPLYGHIQVKMALITHAYFDEGDFSKVSLLEDTYRHLNSCMSGESQIPPQIFVGLSARDFILHFRHKALLLFKLLLLERKVVFYQSPVQPLCAAILTLLSLHPGMIEHGMHQAACVRTSRPMSPIPNFDQEDSPVRKVDSNLHREVASRDPQNIDEKSENVPIYMNDNKTIETMEGKCMDEITISPNKNYKNDDTGTKVIPTVETKDCDESTTDEIDSKNSPKTNEGVHRVHSVNTITLGMGELGNSLPRDTSSDALSDARMTSNITQIAHVNPELCGLPLALFAKGYLCLPYLSLPYLDLLGDVNVRGYIVGATNVLFKQKKQLIDVLIEVETARIEATDPELRRQLHLTTEDLRFADYVVRHVAEPRKDVLLDGVGWEGGDEWIRTQFRVYLLSLLRTSLQADTRQSDHFNSTFVAAWKNTHNYKMWSSIDKPEINSVEIGHPFAGQLSVQDMKLRLSHTMQNTESGRKLNQAMASTGRAVATTGKAVGGAISQAKGAFSNWWTTLTTVQATDTEEGIDEIVGECEESIQNLANESSVGVESLDTNPQSQTDISVATD
- the LOC105686749 gene encoding late secretory pathway protein AVL9 homolog isoform X2, which codes for MAELAGPILHVIVVGFHHKKGCQVEYSYPPLVQDAPNECPIGWKYLPTLALPDGSHNYDEDTVYFHLPSLNDSKRTIYGVSCFRQIPVEKLKNRTSDITRGTVQKSVCVLSTLPLYGHIQVKMALITHAYFDEGDFSKVSLLEDTYRHLNSCMSGESQIPPQIFVGLSARDFILHFRHKALLLFKLLLLERKVVFYQSPVQPLCAAILTLLSLHPGMIEHGMHQAACVRTSRPMSPIPNFDQEDSPVRKVDSNLHREVASRDPQNIDEKSENVPIYMNDNKTIETMEGKCMDEITISPNKNYKNDDTGTKVIPTVETKDCDESTTDEIDSKNSPKTNEGVHRVHSVNTITLGMGELGNSLPRDTSSDALSDARMTSNITQIAHVNPELCGLPLALFAKGYLCLPYLSLPYLDLLGDVNVRGYIVGATNVLFKQKKQLIDVLIEVETARIEATDPELRRQLHLTTEDLRFADYVVRHVAEPRKDVLLDGVGWEGGDEWIRTQFRVYLLSLLRTSLQADTRQSDHFNSTFVAAWKNTHNYKMWSSIDKPEINSVEIGHPFAGQLSVQDMKLRLSHTMQNTESGRKLNQAMASTGRAVATTGKAVGGAISQAKGAFSNWWTTLTTVQATDTEEGIDEIVGEYLHLVDLTSTPNEIHFSNG